From the Gordonia bronchialis DSM 43247 genome, one window contains:
- a CDS encoding YncE family protein has translation MMTRLARTQRFAALGIGFALSIGLVAGTAPAQAAPQSDPAARMWESLPAPTVPQQPGYRITGYNVGKGNYRGAIDAQTGKLWLTNVSPFDGPSESSILRVDPYTMRLEKRIRITKQADTNGHGTIAAQYEIGVPKTGNTVWTTAAAVNEVNVWDKNTGRLLKTFSGVNHAHGVVFAEGIGVAIVSMARPGGIALFDMRTLQPLGRTVMPGDGQQMGAGIALTDDSAAGATVTVPSYYSSLTQFRVTRPGGQVRSRVTWSTRQPGPDGHGSVAADTRHNRVYVNHLYLGLVQVYDLRTGAHVRDVVTGPGTNSLLIFRGQVYAANYFGGYISVIDQNTLGVRRLLTTGLLPNQLLGWKPDTFLVIDKSSVILDGGYKQNRGVDRVWKVRALP, from the coding sequence ATGATGACCCGCCTCGCCCGCACCCAGCGGTTCGCAGCTCTCGGAATCGGATTCGCACTGTCCATCGGGCTGGTAGCCGGGACCGCGCCGGCGCAGGCCGCTCCGCAGTCCGATCCGGCCGCCCGGATGTGGGAATCGCTCCCGGCGCCGACGGTGCCGCAGCAGCCCGGCTACCGGATCACCGGCTACAACGTCGGCAAGGGCAACTATCGCGGCGCGATCGACGCGCAGACCGGCAAATTGTGGCTGACCAACGTCTCCCCTTTCGACGGGCCGTCGGAGTCGTCGATCCTGCGCGTCGATCCGTACACCATGCGTCTCGAGAAGCGCATCCGCATCACCAAACAGGCCGACACCAACGGTCACGGCACGATCGCCGCCCAGTACGAGATCGGCGTCCCGAAGACCGGCAACACCGTCTGGACCACCGCGGCCGCCGTCAACGAGGTCAACGTCTGGGACAAGAACACCGGTCGGCTGCTCAAGACGTTCAGCGGTGTCAACCACGCCCACGGAGTGGTCTTCGCCGAGGGCATCGGCGTGGCAATCGTGTCGATGGCCCGGCCGGGCGGGATCGCGCTGTTCGACATGCGGACACTGCAGCCGCTGGGCCGGACGGTCATGCCGGGCGACGGTCAGCAGATGGGGGCCGGGATCGCCTTGACCGACGACTCGGCCGCCGGTGCGACGGTGACCGTCCCGTCGTACTACTCGAGCCTCACCCAGTTCCGCGTCACCCGGCCGGGTGGACAGGTGCGCAGCCGCGTCACGTGGTCGACCCGCCAGCCCGGTCCCGACGGACACGGCAGCGTCGCCGCCGATACCCGGCACAACCGGGTCTACGTCAATCACCTCTATCTCGGCCTGGTCCAGGTGTACGACCTGCGGACCGGAGCGCATGTTCGTGACGTCGTCACCGGCCCGGGCACCAATTCGCTGCTGATCTTCCGCGGTCAGGTGTATGCGGCGAACTACTTCGGCGGCTACATCTCCGTCATCGACCAGAACACCCTGGGTGTGCGCCGGCTGCTCACCACCGGCCTGCTGCCAAATCAACTCCTCGGCTGGAAACCCGACACCTTCCTGGTCATCGACAAGTCCAGCGTGATCCTCGACGGCGGATACAAACAGAACCGTGGCGTCGACCGGGTGTGGAAGGTGCGCGCGCTGCCCTGA
- a CDS encoding dienelactone hydrolase family protein, whose protein sequence is MPGKKRKPSHSPAQLMSRLSRRGPHHVLRGDLGIVGVPGEVYTPDEGKHLPAIAFGHGWMNQTARYRDLVHHLASWGIVVALPAGQGGVLASDVGLAADLRSTLSIVSNVPLGFGQITVDPERVGVAGHGFGAAAAILAASDATLLGQARPPIRGVAALFPAPTTPELLPAARTVDVPGVIVAGADDIDTVAGNALPLAVAYGRRAGDSAARGDVVLRTLPGATARGLVERQTLKSLIGSHGADPKTHQFVRALCTGFFLHTLTGDPDYQAFVDPNTVLGTSVVVDLDDLPTQPLDKVSMLLGAKARKRSPITKLAAAALARSDGPARSA, encoded by the coding sequence GTGCCAGGCAAGAAGCGCAAGCCATCACATTCGCCCGCGCAACTGATGTCGCGACTGTCGCGTCGCGGCCCGCATCACGTCCTTCGCGGTGACCTCGGCATCGTCGGGGTTCCCGGCGAGGTGTACACACCCGACGAGGGCAAACACCTTCCCGCGATCGCCTTCGGGCACGGCTGGATGAACCAGACCGCCCGGTACCGCGACCTCGTCCATCACCTGGCGTCCTGGGGGATCGTCGTCGCACTCCCGGCCGGCCAGGGCGGCGTCCTGGCCTCCGACGTCGGTCTGGCCGCCGATCTGCGGTCCACACTGTCCATCGTCTCCAACGTGCCGCTCGGGTTCGGCCAGATCACCGTCGACCCCGAACGCGTCGGCGTCGCCGGTCATGGCTTCGGCGCGGCAGCCGCGATCCTCGCCGCATCCGATGCCACGCTGCTCGGTCAGGCCCGCCCGCCCATCCGTGGCGTCGCGGCACTGTTCCCGGCGCCGACCACCCCGGAACTGCTGCCCGCGGCCCGCACCGTGGATGTGCCCGGCGTCATCGTTGCGGGCGCCGACGATATCGACACCGTCGCCGGGAACGCACTGCCGCTGGCGGTGGCCTACGGCCGTCGGGCCGGTGACAGCGCGGCCCGCGGGGATGTGGTGTTGCGCACCCTGCCCGGCGCGACCGCCCGGGGTCTCGTCGAACGCCAGACGCTCAAATCGCTGATCGGCAGTCACGGCGCCGACCCCAAGACCCATCAGTTCGTGCGGGCGCTGTGCACCGGTTTCTTCCTGCACACCCTGACCGGCGATCCCGACTATCAGGCGTTTGTCGACCCGAACACCGTGCTGGGCACGTCGGTGGTCGTCGACCTCGACGACCTGCCGACCCAGCCGCTGGACAAGGTGTCGATGCTGCTCGGCGCGAAGGCGCGTAAGCGCTCGCCGATCACCAAGCTGGCCGCGGCCGCCCTCGCCCGGTCCGACGGGCCCGCACGATCGGCCTGA
- the glmS gene encoding glutamine--fructose-6-phosphate transaminase (isomerizing) yields the protein MCGIIGYVGQRDALDIVVEALRRMEYRGYDSAGVAILDGQGHTSIQKRAGRLENLDKQIATVGRETLAGSTGMGHTRWATHGKPTDRNAHPHSSTDGKIAVVHNGIIENYAVLRTELEESGIEFTSDTDTETAVHLLEREYASGAAAGDFVASAYAALRRLEGAFTLVFTHSDHPGTIVAARRSTPLVVGVGTDEMFVSSDVTAFIEHTRDAVELGQDEVVVITANTYEITDFDGNPRAGKPFHINWDLAAAEKSGYDFFMLKEIAEQPRAIADTLLGHLEGGRIVLDEQRLTDQDLRDVDKVFVVACGTAYHAGLLAKYAIEHWTRLPVEVELASEFRYRDPVLDRSTLVVAISQSGETADTLEAVRHAKDQKARVLAICNTNGAQIPRESDAVLYTHAGPEIGVASTKCFLAQIAAAYLVGLALAQARGTKYADEVAREFAAMEAMADAVAQVLGTMEPVRDLARSLAHHNTVLFIGRHVGYPVALEGALKLKELAYMHAEGFAAGELKHGPIALIEDDLPVIIVMPSAQGRAVLHSKMVSNIREIQARGARTIVIAEADDTAARAVADEFVEIPKVPTLLQPLVTTVPLQVFAASVAQARGYDVDKPRNLAKSVTVE from the coding sequence ATGTGCGGAATCATCGGATACGTCGGGCAGCGTGATGCCCTGGACATCGTCGTCGAGGCGCTGCGGCGGATGGAGTACCGCGGCTACGACTCGGCAGGGGTCGCCATCCTCGACGGTCAGGGCCATACCTCGATACAGAAGCGGGCCGGCCGGCTGGAGAACCTGGACAAGCAGATCGCGACCGTGGGCCGCGAGACGCTGGCCGGGTCCACCGGCATGGGGCACACGCGGTGGGCCACCCACGGCAAGCCCACCGACCGCAACGCCCACCCCCACTCGAGCACCGACGGCAAGATCGCGGTTGTCCACAACGGCATCATCGAGAACTACGCCGTCCTGCGGACCGAGCTCGAGGAGTCCGGCATCGAGTTCACCTCGGATACCGACACCGAAACCGCGGTGCACCTCCTGGAGCGCGAGTACGCGAGCGGTGCGGCGGCGGGGGATTTCGTCGCGAGTGCCTACGCGGCGCTGCGCCGCCTCGAAGGTGCGTTCACGCTGGTCTTCACCCACTCCGATCACCCCGGCACCATCGTCGCCGCCCGCCGCTCCACCCCGCTGGTGGTCGGTGTGGGCACCGACGAGATGTTCGTCAGCTCCGATGTGACCGCGTTCATCGAGCACACCCGCGACGCCGTGGAACTCGGCCAGGACGAGGTGGTGGTGATCACCGCCAACACCTACGAGATCACCGACTTCGATGGAAACCCCCGCGCCGGCAAGCCTTTTCACATCAACTGGGATCTCGCGGCGGCGGAGAAGAGCGGCTACGACTTCTTCATGCTCAAGGAGATCGCCGAGCAGCCGCGCGCCATCGCCGACACCCTGCTCGGTCATCTCGAGGGCGGCCGGATCGTGCTCGACGAGCAGCGGCTGACCGATCAGGATCTGCGCGACGTGGACAAGGTGTTCGTGGTCGCCTGCGGCACCGCCTACCATGCCGGGCTGCTCGCGAAGTATGCCATCGAGCACTGGACGCGGCTGCCCGTCGAGGTGGAGCTGGCCAGCGAATTCCGTTATCGCGATCCGGTTCTGGACCGGTCGACGCTGGTGGTGGCCATCTCGCAGTCCGGGGAGACGGCCGACACGCTGGAGGCCGTTCGGCACGCCAAGGATCAGAAGGCGCGTGTGCTGGCGATCTGCAACACGAACGGCGCCCAGATCCCGCGCGAGTCCGACGCGGTGCTCTACACGCACGCCGGCCCGGAGATCGGGGTGGCCTCAACCAAGTGTTTCCTCGCGCAGATCGCCGCCGCCTACCTCGTCGGGCTGGCCCTCGCGCAGGCGCGCGGCACCAAGTACGCCGACGAGGTGGCACGCGAGTTCGCGGCGATGGAGGCGATGGCCGACGCCGTGGCGCAGGTCCTCGGCACGATGGAGCCGGTGCGTGATCTCGCTCGATCGCTGGCCCACCACAACACGGTGCTGTTCATCGGCCGCCACGTCGGCTACCCGGTGGCTCTCGAGGGCGCGCTCAAGTTGAAGGAACTCGCCTACATGCACGCCGAGGGCTTTGCCGCCGGTGAACTCAAGCACGGTCCCATCGCGCTGATCGAGGACGACCTGCCGGTCATCATCGTGATGCCGTCGGCCCAGGGCCGCGCGGTGCTGCACTCCAAGATGGTCAGCAACATCCGGGAGATACAGGCCCGGGGAGCGCGGACCATCGTGATCGCCGAAGCCGACGACACCGCCGCCCGCGCGGTGGCCGACGAATTCGTCGAGATCCCCAAGGTGCCCACCCTGCTGCAGCCGCTGGTGACGACCGTGCCGCTGCAGGTCTTCGCGGCGAGTGTCGCGCAGGCCCGTGGCTACGACGTGGACAAGCCGCGCAACCTGGCCAAATCGGTGACGGTGGAATAG
- a CDS encoding NAD(P)H-hydrate dehydratase, with translation MPTPYLSAEQVRAAERATGHLLTDGTLMRRAAYGVAQAVAAELNRSGGCYGRSVGLVVGAGDNGGDALYAGSFLARRGVAVSAILLSPERVHRGGLDALRTSGGVVVEHLPSRLDVVVDGVVGIGGRGGLRPAAAQVFAGVGGQTTVVAVDLPSGVDADTGEVHDPAVCADVTVTFGAYRNAHLLAAPQCGRVVLVDIGLPGTLGIAGTPLLRSLTDAEVGEIWPVPGPADDKYSQGVIGIIAGSHRYPGAAILCTGAAVAATSGMTRYVGSAHAEVVSHWPEVVAVPDLADAGRVQAWVIGPGAGTDDAALGVLREILATDLPVLVDADALTLVSANPDLVRGRTAPTLLTPHAGEFARLTGDEVGADRVTAVTGLARDWEVSVLLKGRITLISDPAGRVYGNDAGSSWAATAGAGDVLSGIAGSLLAAGLEPAVAGAAAARMHARAAAIASDGSPIGASALLGAVRPAIRGYRAIWDNGRR, from the coding sequence ATGCCGACCCCCTATCTGTCCGCCGAGCAGGTCCGGGCCGCCGAACGTGCCACCGGCCACCTGCTGACCGACGGCACCCTCATGCGCCGCGCCGCATACGGCGTCGCGCAGGCGGTCGCCGCCGAGCTGAACCGCAGCGGCGGGTGCTACGGCCGGTCGGTCGGTCTCGTCGTCGGCGCCGGCGACAACGGTGGCGACGCGCTCTATGCGGGGTCGTTCCTGGCCCGTCGTGGGGTTGCGGTGTCGGCGATCCTGCTCTCCCCGGAGCGCGTGCACCGCGGTGGCCTCGACGCGCTGCGAACCTCGGGAGGTGTTGTCGTAGAACATCTTCCGTCCCGACTCGATGTGGTGGTCGACGGTGTGGTCGGCATCGGTGGCCGCGGAGGGTTGCGTCCCGCCGCCGCGCAGGTGTTCGCCGGCGTGGGCGGGCAGACCACGGTGGTGGCGGTCGATCTGCCCTCCGGTGTCGATGCCGACACCGGAGAGGTCCACGACCCGGCGGTATGCGCCGATGTGACGGTCACCTTCGGCGCATACCGCAACGCTCACCTGCTGGCGGCGCCGCAATGCGGGCGGGTTGTGCTGGTGGACATCGGATTACCGGGCACCCTCGGAATTGCGGGTACACCGCTGCTGCGTTCGCTGACCGATGCCGAGGTCGGTGAGATCTGGCCGGTACCCGGGCCCGCCGACGACAAGTACTCCCAGGGTGTGATCGGGATCATCGCCGGCTCGCACCGCTATCCGGGTGCCGCGATCCTGTGCACCGGTGCGGCGGTGGCCGCGACATCGGGGATGACCCGCTACGTGGGCTCGGCCCATGCCGAGGTGGTGTCGCATTGGCCGGAGGTGGTCGCGGTGCCCGACCTCGCCGATGCAGGTCGCGTGCAGGCATGGGTGATCGGGCCGGGTGCCGGCACCGATGACGCCGCTCTCGGTGTCCTTCGGGAGATCCTCGCGACCGATCTCCCGGTTCTTGTCGACGCCGACGCACTGACCCTGGTCTCCGCGAATCCCGATCTCGTCCGTGGACGTACGGCACCGACGCTGCTCACCCCGCACGCCGGTGAGTTCGCGCGGCTGACCGGAGACGAGGTCGGCGCCGACCGGGTGACAGCGGTCACCGGACTCGCCCGCGACTGGGAGGTATCGGTGCTGCTCAAGGGGCGGATCACGCTGATCTCCGATCCGGCAGGCCGGGTCTACGGCAACGACGCCGGGTCGTCGTGGGCGGCCACGGCGGGGGCCGGTGACGTGCTCTCCGGGATCGCCGGTTCACTCCTCGCCGCCGGACTCGAACCGGCGGTGGCCGGTGCGGCCGCGGCGCGGATGCACGCGCGGGCCGCGGCGATCGCGAGTGATGGATCGCCGATCGGGGCGTCGGCGCTGCTCGGTGCGGTGCGGCCGGCGATCCGTGGGTATCGTGCGATCTGGGACAATGGTCGGCGATGA
- the alr gene encoding alanine racemase gives MTSAALTATVDLDAIAHNISVLRETSRTDVLAVVKADAYGHGAVPVARAALAAGAAELGVAVIGEGLALRAAGIDAHITTWLHTNSADFAAAIAADLDLALSSRRQLAAVVAAARSAGTTATASVKLDTGLGRSGVAPDEWADFADDLAKAVAEGAVQVRALMCHLARGDEPDHPLNSQQAARLDDARADLVRVGAAPEIMHIANSPAALTRPDLARDLVRPGIAIYGGAPIPGRDFGLIPAMTLRAQVALVKRIAAGQGVSYGHTWVADRDTTIAVIPAGYADGVPRPASGRLRIRIGDRVVDQVGRICMDQFVIDLGPEAGGIAEGDWAELFGTGADGGQRAQDWADAVGTIDYEIVSGIGARAVREYVGAAADRLGLR, from the coding sequence ATGACCTCAGCTGCCCTGACCGCGACCGTCGACCTCGACGCGATCGCCCACAACATCTCCGTCCTGCGTGAGACGTCGCGCACCGACGTGCTGGCCGTCGTGAAGGCCGATGCCTATGGGCACGGCGCGGTGCCGGTCGCACGCGCGGCCCTTGCTGCCGGCGCGGCGGAACTCGGCGTCGCGGTGATCGGCGAAGGTCTCGCGCTGCGCGCCGCCGGGATCGACGCCCACATCACCACCTGGCTGCACACCAACAGTGCCGATTTCGCCGCTGCCATCGCCGCCGACCTCGACCTCGCGTTGTCGTCGCGCCGGCAGCTGGCGGCCGTGGTCGCCGCTGCCCGGTCGGCCGGTACCACCGCCACCGCCTCCGTCAAACTCGACACCGGTCTCGGACGCAGCGGGGTGGCCCCCGACGAATGGGCGGACTTCGCCGACGATCTGGCGAAGGCGGTCGCCGAGGGCGCGGTGCAGGTCCGCGCACTCATGTGTCACCTCGCCCGTGGTGACGAACCAGATCATCCGCTGAACTCGCAGCAGGCGGCGCGCCTGGATGACGCGCGCGCCGATCTCGTCCGGGTCGGGGCTGCGCCGGAGATCATGCACATCGCCAATTCGCCTGCGGCGCTGACCCGTCCGGACCTCGCACGCGACCTGGTCCGGCCCGGTATCGCGATCTACGGTGGTGCGCCGATCCCCGGACGCGACTTCGGGCTCATCCCGGCCATGACGCTGCGCGCGCAGGTCGCCCTGGTGAAGCGAATCGCCGCCGGCCAGGGAGTGTCCTACGGCCACACCTGGGTGGCCGATCGGGACACCACGATCGCCGTGATCCCGGCCGGCTACGCCGATGGGGTTCCGCGGCCCGCATCCGGCCGGTTGCGTATCCGGATCGGCGATCGCGTCGTCGACCAGGTCGGCCGGATCTGCATGGACCAGTTCGTGATCGACCTCGGACCCGAGGCCGGCGGCATCGCCGAGGGCGACTGGGCGGAACTGTTCGGTACCGGGGCCGACGGCGGTCAGCGGGCCCAGGACTGGGCCGATGCCGTCGGCACCATCGACTACGAGATCGTGTCCGGTATCGGGGCCCGCGCGGTGCGGGAATACGTGGGCGCCGCCGCTGATCGGTTGGGGTTGCGGTAG
- a CDS encoding alpha/beta fold hydrolase: MENSERIGWLAGLTGVAGLGGVAALGAARNVARNRVVGRSDPYADVDFTTIYDDDASTVTTDDGLELAVRTVDLGAVADGARPELTILFVHGFSLRMAAWHFQREQLAQDWADRNFRMVFFDHRGHGRSDPAPDDTCTITQIADDVAAVIRATVPVGPVVLIGHSMGGMSLMALARRHPELFTHTGPVAGVGLVATASRGLTEAGLGEGLGNPIVDAFRLSVRRAPRLVQAGRGVTRAALEPVLVAASFGPSFFSPKAGRAVEKMIQNTPIDTIVNFLHALETHDESTALPIIAQVPTCVVCGSRDRLTPMANSVRMYSEFRLDSRLVVVKGAGHMVQMEQPRLVSDAIEDLVDRARVALPAPRSKWWKRIRV; the protein is encoded by the coding sequence GTGGAGAATTCGGAACGGATCGGCTGGCTGGCCGGGCTGACCGGCGTGGCCGGGCTCGGTGGGGTCGCCGCTCTCGGTGCCGCCCGCAACGTCGCGCGCAATCGGGTCGTCGGCCGGAGCGACCCGTACGCCGACGTGGATTTCACCACCATCTACGACGACGACGCGTCCACGGTGACCACCGACGACGGACTCGAACTCGCGGTACGCACAGTCGATCTCGGTGCTGTGGCCGACGGCGCCCGACCCGAGCTGACAATCCTGTTCGTGCACGGATTCAGCCTGCGGATGGCGGCCTGGCATTTCCAGCGCGAGCAACTCGCACAGGACTGGGCCGACCGGAACTTCCGCATGGTCTTCTTCGACCACCGCGGCCACGGCCGAAGCGACCCGGCCCCGGACGACACCTGCACGATCACCCAGATCGCCGACGACGTCGCCGCCGTCATCCGGGCCACCGTACCGGTGGGACCGGTTGTGCTGATCGGACATTCGATGGGCGGTATGTCGCTGATGGCGCTCGCCCGCCGGCACCCGGAGTTGTTCACCCACACCGGTCCGGTGGCAGGGGTCGGTCTCGTCGCGACCGCGTCGCGTGGCCTCACCGAGGCCGGACTCGGTGAGGGGCTGGGCAATCCGATCGTCGACGCGTTCCGGTTGTCGGTGCGCCGCGCTCCGCGGCTGGTGCAGGCCGGGCGCGGCGTCACCCGCGCGGCACTCGAACCGGTGCTGGTCGCGGCCAGCTTCGGGCCGTCGTTCTTCAGCCCGAAAGCCGGTCGGGCGGTGGAGAAGATGATCCAGAACACCCCGATCGACACCATCGTGAACTTCCTGCACGCACTGGAGACCCACGACGAGTCGACGGCCCTGCCGATCATCGCGCAGGTCCCCACCTGCGTGGTGTGCGGTAGCCGCGATCGCCTGACCCCGATGGCCAATTCGGTGCGCATGTACTCCGAGTTCCGGCTCGACTCCCGTCTGGTGGTGGTCAAGGGCGCCGGACACATGGTCCAGATGGAGCAGCCACGGCTGGTCAGCGACGCCATCGAGGATCTCGTCGACCGCGCCCGCGTCGCCCTGCCCGCACCACGGTCCAAGTGGTGGAAGCGGATCCGGGTATGA
- the tsaE gene encoding tRNA (adenosine(37)-N6)-threonylcarbamoyltransferase complex ATPase subunit type 1 TsaE, protein MSEVTNGIGSGDDGSGGIGSGGTRSGGSRELPEVSDTEAFGAELATCLRAGDLVILDGPLGAGKTALARGIGAGLGVRGRITSPTFIIAREHRPAESGGPGMVHVDAYRLGGLDELDALDLDTDLADAVVVVEWGDGVAERLADHHVRVRLRRDPDTDVRHVEWEWVTGR, encoded by the coding sequence ATGAGTGAGGTGACGAACGGTATCGGGTCTGGGGATGACGGATCCGGAGGCATCGGGTCTGGGGGCACCAGGTCTGGGGGTTCGCGCGAGTTGCCGGAGGTGAGCGACACCGAGGCCTTCGGCGCCGAGCTGGCGACCTGCCTGCGCGCCGGCGATCTGGTGATCCTCGACGGTCCGCTCGGTGCCGGCAAGACCGCACTGGCCCGCGGGATCGGTGCGGGACTGGGGGTCCGCGGCCGGATCACGTCGCCTACCTTCATCATCGCCCGCGAGCATCGCCCCGCCGAAAGCGGCGGGCCGGGCATGGTGCACGTCGACGCCTACCGACTCGGCGGTCTCGACGAACTCGATGCCCTCGATCTCGACACCGACCTCGCCGACGCCGTCGTGGTGGTGGAATGGGGTGACGGTGTCGCCGAGCGGCTCGCCGACCATCATGTGCGGGTGCGGTTGCGACGCGACCCCGACACCGATGTGCGCCACGTGGAATGGGAGTGGGTGACGGGCCGGTGA
- the tsaB gene encoding tRNA (adenosine(37)-N6)-threonylcarbamoyltransferase complex dimerization subunit type 1 TsaB gives MGVGDGPVNPATGSSGGSRRGTTVLAIDTATEAVVTGPAVVGDDGTVEVLAQRVVTDHRRHAELLTTLIAETLAESGVSRSDIDAVVVGTGPGPFTGLRVGMATAAGFADALGVPAYGVCSLDAIAAAADRRGTIVVVTDARRREVYWARYLDGRRVHGPQVAAPSAVQAELNGVAVDLALGSPTHVESVGLSAGEIAVPSVSGLVSSAADAIRAGDEPPALVPLYLRRPDAVERKATGVVRG, from the coding sequence ATGGGAGTGGGTGACGGGCCGGTGAACCCAGCGACCGGGAGTTCGGGCGGGAGCCGAAGGGGCACGACGGTCCTCGCCATCGACACGGCTACCGAGGCGGTGGTCACCGGACCGGCCGTCGTCGGTGACGACGGAACCGTCGAGGTGCTCGCCCAGCGCGTCGTCACCGACCATCGGCGGCATGCCGAGCTGCTCACCACCCTGATCGCCGAAACCCTTGCGGAATCCGGTGTCTCACGCTCGGACATCGACGCCGTGGTGGTCGGGACGGGTCCCGGGCCGTTCACCGGGCTCCGGGTGGGGATGGCGACCGCGGCGGGGTTCGCCGACGCCCTGGGCGTGCCGGCGTACGGCGTGTGCTCACTCGACGCGATCGCCGCTGCGGCCGATCGGCGGGGCACGATCGTCGTGGTCACCGATGCGCGACGCCGTGAGGTGTACTGGGCGCGCTACCTCGACGGCCGTCGTGTACACGGACCGCAGGTGGCGGCACCGTCGGCCGTGCAGGCCGAACTCAACGGTGTCGCAGTCGATCTCGCGCTCGGTTCGCCGACGCACGTGGAATCGGTCGGGCTGTCGGCGGGGGAGATCGCCGTGCCGTCGGTGTCGGGACTCGTCAGCAGTGCGGCTGACGCGATCCGGGCCGGCGACGAACCGCCCGCGCTGGTTCCGCTCTATCTGCGGCGTCCGGATGCGGTGGAACGCAAGGCAACCGGGGTGGTGCGCGGATGA
- the rimI gene encoding ribosomal protein S18-alanine N-acetyltransferase yields the protein MTAAEVIIDGLTYADIPRCAALEKQMFAEDSPWPPTAFRAELNAPYNTYFAARAEPGGEVIGYAGISTLGGPGEYECEIHTIAVAPDHRGAGLGRALLTAMLDVADACDAPVYLEVRTDNEAAITMYSRHGFTTSGIRRHYYQPSGADAFTMMRPPASGRQFDEEGPA from the coding sequence ATGACCGCCGCCGAAGTGATCATAGACGGTCTCACCTACGCCGACATCCCGCGCTGCGCCGCGCTGGAGAAACAGATGTTCGCCGAGGATTCCCCTTGGCCGCCAACGGCTTTCCGCGCCGAACTGAACGCCCCCTACAACACCTACTTCGCCGCACGGGCCGAGCCCGGCGGTGAGGTGATCGGTTACGCCGGCATCTCGACACTGGGCGGACCCGGTGAGTACGAATGTGAGATCCACACCATCGCCGTGGCCCCCGATCACCGGGGCGCCGGTCTCGGGCGCGCTCTGCTCACCGCGATGCTCGACGTCGCCGATGCCTGTGATGCCCCGGTATACCTCGAGGTGCGCACCGACAACGAGGCCGCCATCACGATGTACTCGCGGCACGGCTTCACCACGTCGGGCATCCGGCGACACTACTATCAGCCCTCCGGTGCGGACGCGTTCACCATGATGCGTCCGCCCGCCTCGGGCCGCCAGTTCGACGAGGAGGGTCCCGCATGA
- the tsaD gene encoding tRNA (adenosine(37)-N6)-threonylcarbamoyltransferase complex transferase subunit TsaD, producing MTDEKAREFVVLGIESSCDETGVGIVRWTPADGDAPGYATLLADEVASSVDEHARFGGVVPEIASRAHLEAIVPTMRRAREAAGIDRPDAISVTIGPGLAGALLVGVAAAKAYALAWDVPLFAMNHLGGHVAVDTLEHGPMPECVALLVSGGHTHLLHVTDLSQPIVELGTTVDDAAGEAFDKVARLLDLGFPGGPALDSAARQGDPHAIAFPRGMTGPRDARYDFSFSGLKTAVARFVEKCDRDGVERPVADIAASFQEAVADVLTMKAVRACTDLGVDTLVLGGGATANSRIRSMADERCAAAGITLRVPKPRLCTDNGVMIATLGAHVIAGGAEPSPLTVASDPGLSVQLSQL from the coding sequence ATGACCGACGAGAAGGCACGTGAATTCGTCGTCCTGGGGATCGAGAGTTCCTGTGACGAAACAGGTGTGGGCATCGTGCGCTGGACGCCCGCCGACGGTGACGCACCCGGGTATGCGACGTTGCTCGCCGACGAGGTGGCCTCCAGCGTCGACGAACACGCCCGCTTCGGCGGGGTGGTCCCGGAGATCGCATCCCGCGCGCATCTCGAGGCGATCGTCCCGACGATGCGCCGGGCCCGCGAGGCCGCCGGTATCGACCGGCCCGACGCCATCTCGGTGACGATCGGGCCGGGTCTGGCCGGTGCGCTGCTCGTGGGGGTGGCCGCGGCCAAGGCGTACGCGCTGGCGTGGGATGTGCCGCTGTTCGCGATGAATCACCTCGGCGGGCACGTCGCCGTCGACACGCTCGAGCACGGGCCGATGCCGGAATGCGTTGCCCTGCTGGTCTCCGGAGGACACACCCACCTGTTGCACGTCACCGATCTGTCGCAACCGATCGTCGAACTCGGTACCACCGTCGACGACGCCGCTGGGGAGGCCTTCGACAAGGTGGCGCGTCTGCTCGATCTCGGTTTCCCGGGCGGGCCGGCGCTGGATTCTGCTGCCCGGCAGGGAGATCCGCACGCCATCGCGTTCCCACGCGGGATGACCGGCCCACGCGACGCGCGCTACGACTTCTCTTTCAGTGGCCTCAAGACCGCCGTTGCCCGGTTCGTCGAGAAGTGCGATCGCGACGGCGTCGAGCGTCCCGTCGCCGACATCGCCGCATCCTTCCAGGAGGCCGTCGCCGATGTCCTCACCATGAAGGCCGTACGGGCCTGCACCGACCTCGGCGTCGACACCCTGGTCCTCGGCGGAGGCGCCACCGCCAATTCCCGTATCCGGTCGATGGCCGACGAACGCTGTGCCGCCGCGGGGATCACCCTGCGCGTGCCGAAGCCGCGGTTGTGTACCGACAACGGGGTCATGATCGCGACCCTCGGCGCGCATGTCATCGCCGGCGGCGCTGAGCCGTCGCCGCTGACCGTCGCGTCCGACCCGGGATTGTCGGTGCAGCTCAGTCAGCTCTGA